A region of the Fusobacteria bacterium ZRK30 genome:
TCCATTAAATCTCCGTCTTTTACAATATACTCTTTTCCTTCAAGTCTAAGTGATCCTGCTTCCTGGGAACCCTTCCAACCATTATTTTTAACAAATTCATCATAACCTACTACTTTGGCCCTGATAAATCCTTTTTCGAAATCAGTATGGATCTCTCCAGCTGCTTTAGGAGCAGTGTCCCCTACCTTTATAGTCCATGCTCTAACTTCTTTTACACCTGCTGTAAAATAAGTTTGAAGACCTAATAACTTATATCCCCCACGGATAAGTCTGTTTAATCCAGGTTCAGTTACTCCTAGTTCCTCTAAAAACATTTCTCTATCTTCCTCTTCCATCTCCTGTAATTCAGATTCAACCTGAGCTGATACGATTACAACCTCTGCATCAAGATCTTTTACATATTCAATTACCTGCTCTACATATTCGTTTCCTGTAGCAAGGTCACTATCAGATACATTAGCAGCAAACATCATAGGCTTTACTGTTAACAATTGGTATCCCTTTATAGTATCTAACTCTTCCGGAGTTAACTTTAATGTATTTAATAACTTAGAATCTTCCAAGTGAGTTTTACATTTTTCCAACACTGGAATCAATGCCATAGCTTCCTTGTTTTTAGCTCTGACTAATTTAGCCTGCTTTTCTATACCTCTCTCTATAGCGTCTAAATCCGCCAGGATAAGTTCAGCATTTATTACTTCGATATCTCTTATTGGATCTACAGAGCCATCTACATGTACTACATTTTCATCCTCAAAACATCTTACAACCTGACATATTGCCTGGGTATTTTTGATATGTGTTAAGAATTTATTTCCCAACCCTTCTCCACCGGCTGCACCTTTTACTAATCCTGCGATATCTGTAAACTCTACTGTAGCATGTTGTACTCTCTGAGGGTTTATTATCTTAGATAGTTCCTCTAGTCTGCTGTCAGGTACTGTTACCATACCTACATTTGGCTCTATGGTACAAAAAGGGTAGTTTGCTGCTTCTGCTGCTCCTGCCTTTGTTATTGCATTAAATAATGTTGATTTACCTACATTTGGTAGTCCAACGATCCCTATTCCAATCATCTTTCTTTTGCCTCCTAAAATTCTTTTTTATTGCTTAGAAATTTATAAAATTATGTAATAAATTAAGTTTTAAAAATTTAAACTATTCCTAAGTGAACGCAGCTTACCACTGCTTTTTTTACCATTAATTTTATCATTTATAACAAGTAATTACAAGGTAATCTCTGAAAGTTACATTTTTTAAATTTCAAATTTCTTCTAAGTTTTTTTATATCTTATAATTTTTTGAGTAATAAAAAAGCAACGTGATGCTCCATCCAAAAAAGCATAATTAAAGTTTTTATAATTTTTTATTTATTTCATAAATTTTCTAAATAACAAAAAAACCTATAAATATCGATGTTTTTCAAACACCTGTATTTATAGGTTTAAGTTTAAAAATAATTTACTTTAATATACCAATTAAGCTGTTACCTCTACTTCTTCTGCTTCCTCTACAACTAAACTGTTTAACTTCTTGTCTAGTCCCCAAAGGATAATTCCCGCGAAGATAGCAATTGCTGCAATAACAAGATATGCCTTCGCAAAGTCAAACTTTAGCGTATATGCATATAAGTAACCATATGATTTACCTGCAAAGAATACCGCTAATACCCAGATACTCATCATCCCAGTTAATAATCTTGGTGGCGAGAACTTTGCGATAAATGAATTTCCAAGTGGAGAGAACACCATTTCACCTGTTGATAATACAACACCCATTGCAATTATCCAGGCGATAGGAGCAAGATTATTTCCTCTTGAAATGTCAGCTAGTGCAAATATTACATAAGATAGTCCCATAAGCATCATACCTAAAGAAGTCTTTTTAAACATACTAAGGTCACCTTTAGGTCTCTTTGCTAACGTTGACCATACTTTACCTAAAATTGGTCCTAATGCTATACACATAAATGCGTTTAATGAGTCAAACCAAGCTGTAGGAATTGTAAAGTTTCCAATCATCCAGTTTGCAGCTCCGTTGTCTCCACCCCAGTAGTAATAAACAGGCATATATGCTAAGTACCATAGTACCCAGAAGATAATTGAGAAGATCGACACTAAAACAATAGCACCAATTCTTTTCTTTTCAATTGTAGTTAAAGGAACTTTTTCTTCCTTCACTTCAACTTTTTTCTCCTCTTTATTTTCAGCGATTTTAAATGGTTTTTTACCTGTGTCCCCTAAAAATCTCCATCCATATACAAAGAAGATTGCATTAACAAACATTACTATTGCAATAACTAAAAAACAGAAAGAATATCCTTTAAATCCCACAAGTAAACCGATAATAGTTGTCCCCAAAAAAGCACCAACATTAACAAATGAATACTGAGTAGAAAACGCACCGTCTAATTCCCCGGGATCATCAAAAAGTCT
Encoded here:
- the ychF gene encoding redox-regulated ATPase YchF, which codes for MIGIGIVGLPNVGKSTLFNAITKAGAAEAANYPFCTIEPNVGMVTVPDSRLEELSKIINPQRVQHATVEFTDIAGLVKGAAGGEGLGNKFLTHIKNTQAICQVVRCFEDENVVHVDGSVDPIRDIEVINAELILADLDAIERGIEKQAKLVRAKNKEAMALIPVLEKCKTHLEDSKLLNTLKLTPEELDTIKGYQLLTVKPMMFAANVSDSDLATGNEYVEQVIEYVKDLDAEVVIVSAQVESELQEMEEEDREMFLEELGVTEPGLNRLIRGGYKLLGLQTYFTAGVKEVRAWTIKVGDTAPKAAGEIHTDFEKGFIRAKVVGYDEFVKNNGWKGSQEAGSLRLEGKEYIVKDGDLMEFLFNV
- a CDS encoding peptide MFS transporter: MEKAGKKPFGFYVCSMAFVLERFSFYSAKWLIAVFLVAKIADGGLGIEPGDAAKMTANLVAFTYLAPIIGGYLSDKVFGARYLVPIGMLLMGAGYLVGWQANTTGMVNLMIILLSLGTGLFKCQTNAITGRLFDDPGELDGAFSTQYSFVNVGAFLGTTIIGLLVGFKGYSFCFLVIAIVMFVNAIFFVYGWRFLGDTGKKPFKIAENKEEKKVEVKEEKVPLTTIEKKRIGAIVLVSIFSIIFWVLWYLAYMPVYYYWGGDNGAANWMIGNFTIPTAWFDSLNAFMCIALGPILGKVWSTLAKRPKGDLSMFKKTSLGMMLMGLSYVIFALADISRGNNLAPIAWIIAMGVVLSTGEMVFSPLGNSFIAKFSPPRLLTGMMSIWVLAVFFAGKSYGYLYAYTLKFDFAKAYLVIAAIAIFAGIILWGLDKKLNSLVVEEAEEVEVTA